In Pan troglodytes isolate AG18354 chromosome 20, NHGRI_mPanTro3-v2.0_pri, whole genome shotgun sequence, the genomic window TATGAGTTCACTAAAGACAAACACACTTGTAAAAGGCCTTCCTGTATCTTTTAAACTCTGGTATGAATCTTTCGATGGTGAGTGAACGATGAACTGTGGCTGAAGGTCTTTCCACATTCATTGCATTcaaagggtttctctccagtgtgagttctcATGTGCTGAGTTAAAGCAAAGTTGTCACAGAAGGCTTTCTCACATTCTTTGCATTCAAAAGGTTTTTCTCCAGTGTGGATCCTATTATGCCGAACAAAATTTGCAGGTTGGGTAAAAGCCTTTCCACATTCTCTACAAAcatagggcttctctccagtgtgaatccTCATGTGTCGAGTGAAGGAAGAGCTATAGTAAAAGGCTTTTGCACATTCTTTGCACTCCAAGGGTTTTTGTCCACTGTGGGTCCTATTATGTCGAATAAAAACAGAGTGGTGTGTAAAAGCCTTTCCACATTCACTGCACTCATAAGGCTTCTCACCAGTGTGAATCCTCATGTGTTGAATTAAGGAAGAGCTGTCACAaaaggccttcccacattctTTGCACTCAAAGGGCTTCTCTCCGGTATGGGTCCTCTTATGTCGGATGAAAGTGGAGCGATGAGTAAAGGCCTTTCCACATTCACCgcactcatagggtttctctccagtgtgaatccTCATGTGCTGAGTGAAGGATGAGTTGAGGCAAAaggtttttccacattctttacatAAAAATGGTTTTTCTCCTGTGTGGGTCACATTGTGCTGGATAAATGTGGAGCGGTGCGTGAAGGCCTTTCCACATTCACTGCACTCATAGAGTTTCTTTCCAGTATGAATCCTCATATGTTGAGCAAATGAGGAGCTGTAGTAAaaagctttcccacattctttGCATAAAAAGGGTTTTTCTCGAGTGTGAGTCATATTATGCTGGATAAAAGAAGAGCGGTGGGTGaatgctttgccacattctttgcACTCATAGGGCTTATCTCCGGTGTGAATACGCTGGTGCTCCGTGAGGTGAAACCTGCGtttgaaggctttcccacactcaATACATTTGTATGGTTTTTCCCCAGTATGAAGCCTCATATGTCGAATGACATCGGCCATATAACGACAGGCTTTCCCACACTCATTGCACTCATAGGGCTTCACTCCAGCATGAATCTGTTGATGCCGAACAAGGGCCCACTTCTTGCTAAACCCTTTCCCACATTCCGTGCATGTGTAAGGGTTATTCCTTGCATCAGTCATGGGGTCTTTTCCTGGTCCTTGAGAGTCACACTCATGGAGAGCATCTTGTGGAGTGACTCGTTCCTGTAAAACCCTTAAGCCCAGACTATCATCTGGCTCCAAATCATCATGTTTATAACTCAACTTCTCAGGGCATATCTCTTTGTGGGGGTttgttcctggcctcaagttccCTTCCTGAATTTTTATTAGCTTTTCCTCATCTCTAGCTTGCCCCAACCTGGAATCTCTTGAGGATCTCTGTGCCAGAAGTTCCTGGAAAGAGGATTCCTCAGAGAAGGCCAGCTGAGAAGCAGTAGGCTCTGTAATCTTGGGTTTTGCTTTTTCACCTGAAGGAAATCCAATATAAAAAAAACTGAACATTAGTGATGTCAACAGAACAAACAAAATCACCACTTTAGCAGAAGAATGAAGGTGAAAACAGTGTCTCTGATGCCTACTGCATTTTTACATCTCTCAAAACCAGGCTTGCAATTTCTTTCCTAATGCTTGGACTCTTGAGATCTTTAAAAGGAAACCCAGAAGGAAAAGCAAGGGCAGGGGGCAAAGAATCTGGAATGGAGACCGCTCCTCACTCTCCCAAATGAGGGAGAGTGGGCAGACTAATAATTACAATGTGTGTGATGAATGTGCTCTGACAGAGGCAGTCTCATGGTGCTATGACAATGTAGGGAAGATACACTTAACATGGCCCagatgagagacagagagggatcAGAGGATGTCTTGGATCACAGCACCAAGAAAAGGTGAGCTACGTGGGCTTTCTTTAAAAAGGAGAGTAGGAGTTCCCAGACAGAGGAATTAGGAGGGAAACTTCGGCAGATGAAAACAGAATGTACAAGGGCTGAAAGTCTTGAGAGAATGCTGATTGCTGAGTAATGTAAATGGGATGAGATGATGGAGATGAGGATGGAAAGgcaggcagagacagagaagaaacagACTCTCAGGATTCTCACCTGTGTAAAAGTGAGAAGGGTGAGAACCAGCTAGATGAACATAATGAGTCTGCAATGTCTGAATAAAGACTAAGTGAACATACACAAAATAGGTAAGATCtacatgaagaaaattataaaacttaagaCACTAAAGATCTATATGAAAAGAGATTAATCAATATAAAGTTATCAGTTCTCCCTAAATTCACTTCTAAATTCAATACAACATCAGATAAAATCTCAATAGGGTTTTTCACAGATATTGACAAGCTGACTGTGGATAGAGATCAGTCAGCTGATACAGAGACCAGGATAACTCTGAAGAATAAAGCAGGTGCCTTACCCTATGAGGACTTAGTATTATGATGAAACTATATGCATTCAGGCAGTGTGATTAGGCATAGATATAAGACAAACGgtgaaagggaaaaatgaaatagagaactcagaaatgtatatatgtaacTTTGATATATGATAGAAGCAGCAGAGAAGGCCATTGGGAAAAGGAGGAACCATTCAATAAATGGATctagaaaaattatttgccacatggagaaaaatgaaataatattcctACCTCATACCACATACAGAATTACCTCCAGAGTGATTAAGACTCAACTGTCAGAAGCTAAACATTAAACACATtttgtatataataaaaatgagtatCTTTTGAGACTTCCAGAACAAGATATAAAAGCATTAATCATAAATGAAAAGAGTAGTCAATTTGACTAGagtaaatataataaacaaaaaagcaaacaaataaaaaacgtAACATTAGTATCAGATAGCAAACTATAGACCTAAGCAAATGAGACAAAGAGGGACTTCACAAGATGAAGAGAAGACCATGGCGCCAGGAAGACAAAATCATCTTAAATCTGTATGCGCCAAACACCAGAGCCTCAAAATACATGAACCAAAAACTgagttgaaaggagaaataaactcaCAATTATGGTTGGGAACTTCACTCTACCCCAAAATGAACATATTATGCACTGATATTTCACAGAAGACATACATTGCCCAATCAACATAAGAAGTGTTCACCTTTCTTGGTAATAGGGGAAAAACAAATTAGGACCACAATGAGATGCCCCATTTTATACTCGCTAGGTTGAAAAAACTAAAGGACCGGACAACATCAACTATTGAAGAGGAAGTTGTTCTATGAAATCATTCAGATAAGGCAAGGGAAGTGAAATGGGTATAACCATTTTAGGAAACAACAGAGCATTATCTAGTAAAATTCTCCTTTTGCTCATCTTATAATCCAGAAATGCCAGTCTAAGGAACTTTACTAAGAGAAACTCCTATAGATGTGCCTGAggacacatatatatgaattatgGCAGCATTGTTTGtgataacaaaaaacaaaagcaaacattttcaaGCTCTCCCTGAAAATGGATAAATACATTGTGTTATATTCATGCAACTGActctagcaggaaaaaaaaatgagtgaactACAGCTATATGCATCATGTTAGTAACTTACTGTTGAATAAAGAGTGAAAATGCCAGAAGACAATATAAACCACAATACACTTTTTATAAtgttcaaaaaagcaaaatacacacacacaagaatacaATGTaacaaccttttatttttttgaggtttaTCAGTTTTAAATGGCATTATAAAAAGTTATGtagatatgttaaatatatttttctgactttttattgtgataaaatataaaatttaccattatgAGATGAAACAATCTTAAAAAGTAATGGGAAGACAAAGATAAAGTAGGCAAATATTTTACATTACTCAAATTACCAAAAcggacaaacaaaaacagaacatctGAATAGcctatatttatgaaaaaaacctGAATCTTCCTACAGAATAAGCAATGGAATAACAAATCTTAAAGTGGCCATGTATGCAAGGGAGGCAGCATAGGAATGGGAAAGGAAAGAAGCACATCAACAGATGCAGGAAGCAGGTCATGTTCTTGTACTTGGCGAAAGGTTTGTAGGTGTTCATTACAATCTTTTTAAAGGaggatgaataaatatattaataaaatgcaatgaaagaaaataaaacaaaaaaccaggacATGCATTGACTAATGATGACAATGTGTCATAaatcattatttataatttttctaattctgcacaCCTAGGGACAATTATTAAAGTCAGaggggggccaggcatggtggctcatgcctgtaatcccagcactttggaaggccaagacaggcggatcactgaaggtcgggagttcaagaccagcctggccaacatggtaaacttCTTGTAAGAAGTGAAGGCACTGAGGGAAGGCCATGTGAGCACAAAGTgagaaggcggccatctgcaagctgagaagaCAGCCCTTATCAGAACCCAACAATGCTGGTACCCTGACCTTAGACTTGCGGCCTCTAGACctgagagaaaatacatttctgctatATAAGCCACGCAGtctatagtattttattatagcagccagAGCAGACTAACACACTTTTCTAAgattcactttcctcatctgaaaaactgGGATACTCTCAGTTCCTGCCTACAAGTTGTTAGgagaaaaagcatacaaaatattgatttgtggctgggtgtgggggctcacacctgtaatcccagcactttgggaggctgaggcgggaagatcacttgaggccaggagttaccagcctggccaacacagcaaaaccctctctctactaaaaatacaaaaaattcagccaggtgtggtggtgcatgcctgtaattccagttactcaggaggctgaggcacgagaatcacttgaacccaggaggcagaggctgcagtgagccgagattgtgccactgcacactagcctaggcgacagagtgagatcctgtctcaaaaaaaaaaccaaaaaccaaacaaaagttCATTCGTGtgacaaaggataaatgtttggtAAACTGTAGACCACTGTCTATTATCATTATAGTTGAATTTAGCAATCAGGATGGCAACAGTGACCTGGGCAAGAACACTTTCAGTGCTGTGGTGCTGAGGAATACCACTACCAGGCATCAAAGAGTAAAGGGAAAGACACCAACTGCTCAGGCGTACATGGAACAATGAAGACTCTCATACGTGGCTGGTGGAAATGTGAAATGGTGTAGTTACTCTGAAACTGGTGGTTTCGATTAAAGCTAATCATATGCCCACACTTGATCTGGCCAGTCCACTTGTA contains:
- the ZNF599 gene encoding zinc finger protein 599 isoform X1, which produces MAAPALALVSFEDVVVTFTGEEWGHLDLAQRTLYQEVMLETCRLLVSLGHPVPKPELIYLLEHGQELWTVKRGLSQSTCTGEKAKPKITEPTASQLAFSEESSFQELLAQRSSRDSRLGQARDEEKLIKIQEGNLRPGTNPHKEICPEKLSYKHDDLEPDDSLGLRVLQERVTPQDALHECDSQGPGKDPMTDARNNPYTCTECGKGFSKKWALVRHQQIHAGVKPYECNECGKACRYMADVIRHMRLHTGEKPYKCIECGKAFKRRFHLTEHQRIHTGDKPYECKECGKAFTHRSSFIQHNMTHTREKPFLCKECGKAFYYSSSFAQHMRIHTGKKLYECSECGKAFTHRSTFIQHNVTHTGEKPFLCKECGKTFCLNSSFTQHMRIHTGEKPYECGECGKAFTHRSTFIRHKRTHTGEKPFECKECGKAFCDSSSLIQHMRIHTGEKPYECSECGKAFTHHSVFIRHNRTHSGQKPLECKECAKAFYYSSSFTRHMRIHTGEKPYVCRECGKAFTQPANFVRHNRIHTGEKPFECKECEKAFCDNFALTQHMRTHTGEKPFECNECGKTFSHSSSFTHHRKIHTRV
- the ZNF599 gene encoding zinc finger protein 599 isoform X2; amino-acid sequence: MLETCRLLVSLGHPVPKPELIYLLEHGQELWTVKRGLSQSTCTGEKAKPKITEPTASQLAFSEESSFQELLAQRSSRDSRLGQARDEEKLIKIQEGNLRPGTNPHKEICPEKLSYKHDDLEPDDSLGLRVLQERVTPQDALHECDSQGPGKDPMTDARNNPYTCTECGKGFSKKWALVRHQQIHAGVKPYECNECGKACRYMADVIRHMRLHTGEKPYKCIECGKAFKRRFHLTEHQRIHTGDKPYECKECGKAFTHRSSFIQHNMTHTREKPFLCKECGKAFYYSSSFAQHMRIHTGKKLYECSECGKAFTHRSTFIQHNVTHTGEKPFLCKECGKTFCLNSSFTQHMRIHTGEKPYECGECGKAFTHRSTFIRHKRTHTGEKPFECKECGKAFCDSSSLIQHMRIHTGEKPYECSECGKAFTHHSVFIRHNRTHSGQKPLECKECAKAFYYSSSFTRHMRIHTGEKPYVCRECGKAFTQPANFVRHNRIHTGEKPFECKECEKAFCDNFALTQHMRTHTGEKPFECNECGKTFSHSSSFTHHRKIHTRV